Proteins from a genomic interval of Sphingomonas sp. Y38-1Y:
- a CDS encoding queuosine precursor transporter, whose translation MIAATDAAQLRDRPFRYFDFVMAAFVVVLVLSNVIGAAKLSSVGGFVFGAGILFFPISYVIGDVLTEVYGYARARRCIWAGFGALLFLALMSWVVVSLPPADGWSGQSAYEAVFGQVWRIVIASIAAFWAGEFVNSFVLARLKILTAGKHLWSRTIGSTVVGQAVDSLIFYPVAFLGVWTTEQVLTVMVTNWAMKVAWEVILTPATYWIVGTLKRAEGVDVFDRGTAFTPFRTRV comes from the coding sequence ATGATCGCCGCCACCGATGCCGCGCAGCTGCGCGACCGCCCGTTCCGCTATTTCGACTTCGTCATGGCGGCGTTCGTCGTCGTGCTGGTCCTGTCGAACGTCATTGGCGCGGCGAAGCTGTCGTCGGTCGGCGGCTTCGTATTCGGGGCGGGCATCCTGTTCTTTCCGATCAGCTATGTCATCGGCGACGTGCTGACCGAGGTCTACGGCTATGCCCGCGCGCGGCGCTGCATCTGGGCGGGCTTCGGAGCGCTCCTGTTCCTGGCGCTGATGAGCTGGGTGGTCGTCAGCCTGCCACCGGCGGACGGCTGGTCCGGGCAGTCGGCGTACGAGGCGGTGTTCGGCCAGGTGTGGCGCATCGTCATCGCCTCGATCGCGGCCTTTTGGGCGGGCGAGTTCGTCAACAGCTTCGTGCTGGCCCGGCTCAAGATCCTGACCGCGGGCAAGCATCTCTGGTCGCGGACGATCGGGTCGACGGTGGTGGGGCAGGCGGTCGACAGCCTGATCTTCTATCCCGTCGCGTTCCTGGGCGTGTGGACGACCGAGCAGGTGCTGACGGTGATGGTCACCAACTGGGCGATGAAGGTGGCGTGGGAAGTGATTCTGACGCCCGCGACCTATTGGATCGTCGGCACGCTGAAGCGCGCGGAGGGGGTGGACGTGTTCGACCGGGGGACCGCGTTCACGCCGTTCCGGACGCGGGTTTGA
- a CDS encoding glutathione S-transferase family protein — protein sequence MAADLTLYTNPMSRGQIGRWMVHETGLSHDVVLLDYGTTMKASDYLAINPMGKVPAIVHKGQVVTEAAAICAYLAEVVPERELAPHLGERGDYYRWMFFAAGPLEQAVITRSLGFEVAADKQAMVGFGSYDQTVAALEGWLKTHDYVAARRFTAADVHVGSHVMWGLGFGTLPKLPAFEAYAARLAGRPAAQSAKAADDALIAEMRGAADAS from the coding sequence ATGGCTGCCGATCTGACGCTCTACACCAACCCGATGTCGCGCGGGCAGATCGGGCGGTGGATGGTCCATGAGACCGGTCTGTCGCACGACGTGGTCCTGCTCGACTATGGCACGACGATGAAGGCGTCCGACTATCTGGCGATCAACCCGATGGGGAAAGTGCCGGCGATCGTCCACAAGGGCCAGGTCGTGACCGAGGCCGCGGCGATCTGCGCCTATCTCGCCGAGGTGGTGCCGGAGCGTGAGCTCGCGCCGCATCTGGGCGAGCGCGGCGATTATTATCGCTGGATGTTCTTTGCCGCGGGGCCGCTGGAGCAGGCGGTGATCACGCGGTCGCTGGGCTTCGAGGTCGCCGCGGACAAGCAGGCGATGGTCGGTTTCGGCAGCTATGACCAGACGGTCGCGGCGCTGGAGGGATGGCTCAAGACCCACGACTATGTCGCCGCCAGACGCTTCACCGCGGCCGACGTCCATGTCGGATCGCACGTTATGTGGGGCCTCGGCTTCGGCACGCTGCCCAAGCTGCCGGCATTCGAGGCCTATGCCGCGCGGCTGGCGGGGCGGCCGGCGGCGCAGTCGGCCAAGGCCGCGGACGATGCCCTGATCGCCGAGATGCGCGGGGCCGCCGACGCCTCGTAA
- a CDS encoding surface lipoprotein assembly modifier — protein sequence MRAILSLIVALVAAGTSLPAAASDDIAPPPVAAPSGTPECAAGRCEVKLTASQLLGHVERLVSAKKFDEARPLIEALRQAPGYDFQTRFLSAYVAQQTGDLRGAAEQYKAILANDPAQTRVRLELASTMFQLGERQAADRQFRMAEQSGDLTPDVARTIRTVRDVIRQQRAWRFDFSFGLAPDTNINNATSVDTIIARFGDVEIPLELNEEAKAKSGTGQTATVSAGLRLPIARQMSMLVDVDTAGTNYAGSDYDDYSAQLAVGPEIRLGQIASVSLQAIGAQRWFGGDLLTRQGGLRVGAQTQAGPRARLGLQLDMRRTDARFDDAFSGWQGGLYATYERGISRTLVASGGLFARRDWLGDRAWSNRELGGTLGLGGELPLGINFGVSGTVSRALFDAPIQFFSAEPRRDWRLVGRATLGYRKLRFLGFSPQVSYAYTRIATPVSIYDNKRSRFTFALARYF from the coding sequence ATGCGCGCCATCCTGTCCCTGATCGTCGCGCTCGTCGCGGCGGGCACCAGCCTGCCTGCCGCCGCGAGCGACGACATCGCTCCGCCGCCGGTCGCGGCGCCCAGCGGAACGCCGGAGTGCGCGGCCGGCCGCTGCGAGGTGAAGCTGACCGCATCGCAGCTTCTCGGTCATGTCGAGCGGCTGGTGTCCGCCAAGAAGTTCGACGAAGCGCGCCCGCTGATCGAGGCGCTTCGCCAGGCGCCCGGCTACGACTTCCAGACCCGCTTTCTCTCGGCCTATGTCGCGCAGCAGACCGGCGACCTGCGCGGTGCCGCGGAGCAGTACAAGGCGATCCTCGCCAACGATCCGGCGCAGACCCGCGTGCGGCTCGAACTCGCCTCGACGATGTTCCAGCTCGGTGAGCGGCAGGCCGCCGACCGCCAGTTCCGCATGGCCGAACAGTCGGGCGACCTCACCCCCGATGTCGCGCGCACGATCCGCACCGTCCGCGACGTCATCCGCCAGCAGCGCGCTTGGCGGTTCGACTTCTCATTCGGCCTGGCGCCCGATACCAACATCAACAACGCGACCAGCGTCGACACGATCATCGCCCGCTTCGGCGACGTCGAGATCCCGCTGGAGCTGAACGAAGAGGCCAAGGCCAAGTCGGGCACCGGCCAGACTGCCACCGTCTCCGCCGGCCTCCGCCTGCCGATTGCGCGGCAGATGTCGATGCTCGTCGATGTCGATACCGCGGGCACCAACTATGCCGGCAGTGATTACGACGATTATTCCGCGCAACTGGCAGTCGGCCCCGAAATTCGCCTCGGCCAGATCGCCAGCGTCTCGCTCCAGGCGATCGGCGCCCAGCGCTGGTTCGGCGGCGACCTGCTGACCCGCCAGGGCGGCCTTCGCGTCGGCGCACAGACCCAGGCGGGACCGCGCGCACGCCTCGGCCTTCAGCTCGACATGCGACGCACCGATGCGCGCTTCGACGACGCGTTCAGCGGCTGGCAGGGCGGGCTCTACGCGACCTACGAGCGCGGCATTTCGCGCACGCTCGTCGCCTCGGGCGGTCTGTTCGCGCGCCGCGACTGGCTGGGGGACCGCGCGTGGTCGAACCGCGAGCTTGGCGGCACGCTGGGCCTTGGCGGCGAGTTGCCACTCGGCATCAACTTCGGCGTCTCCGGCACCGTTTCGCGAGCATTGTTCGATGCGCCGATCCAGTTCTTCTCGGCCGAGCCGCGCCGCGACTGGCGCCTCGTCGGCCGCGCGACGCTCGGCTATCGCAAGCTGCGCTTCCTCGGCTTCTCGCCGCAGGTCAGCTACGCCTATACCCGGATTGCGACGCCGGTCAGCATCTACGACAACAAGCGCAGCCGCTTCACCTTCGCGCTCGCTCGCTACTTCTGA
- a CDS encoding methyltransferase domain-containing protein, producing MHAPTSYDEVAYVTAIFQQATAERAAVIARAAGFDAAPVETARVLEVGCGDALNLLAMAAAAPAGDYVGFDLAPTAIARGQALAAAAGLGQVRLEVLDILDAADALEGEFDYIVAHGVHAWVPPHVRAALVALVGAKLSARGVAFLSYNALPGGHFRRAVRDRLLHALEGVEGRQAQAERAAALLDAIVAEQSASDNPYRAAMREAAAGMRAKPWNVLAHDELGGEWHPQALSDVVAEAAANGLAYLGDAGAGQFDDAFLPDDVAPEPDTDAQLVRLLQAGDDARPCFFRNSLFVRTGAKLSRRIDHEAVRGLYASTRAERIGETSFRNDRDAFEIKDAALVAILTRLVEARPARIAVRELVSDDLRTLALFEMASAGLISLHTLPGEAPSSLPERPRAGPLVAALLAEGMTRLVTPDHQMIEVAEEAPRRLLMALDGLRGPEALARDLALDAAEVGEMLAALHRFGLVV from the coding sequence GTGCACGCCCCCACTTCCTACGACGAAGTCGCCTATGTCACGGCGATCTTTCAGCAGGCGACGGCCGAGCGGGCGGCGGTGATCGCGCGGGCGGCGGGGTTCGATGCGGCGCCGGTTGAGACCGCGCGGGTGCTGGAGGTGGGGTGCGGCGATGCGCTCAACCTGTTGGCGATGGCGGCGGCGGCGCCGGCGGGTGACTATGTCGGCTTCGATCTGGCGCCGACGGCGATCGCCAGGGGGCAGGCGTTAGCGGCGGCGGCGGGGCTGGGCCAGGTCCGGCTGGAGGTGCTCGACATCCTCGATGCCGCCGACGCGCTCGAGGGCGAGTTCGACTATATCGTCGCGCATGGCGTGCATGCGTGGGTGCCGCCGCACGTCCGCGCGGCGCTGGTGGCGCTGGTCGGGGCGAAGCTGTCGGCGCGAGGCGTCGCGTTCCTGAGCTACAATGCGCTTCCCGGCGGGCACTTTCGCCGGGCCGTCCGCGACCGCTTGCTCCACGCGCTCGAAGGCGTAGAGGGACGGCAGGCGCAAGCCGAGCGCGCGGCGGCGTTGCTGGACGCGATCGTCGCGGAGCAGTCGGCGAGCGACAACCCGTACCGCGCGGCGATGCGCGAGGCGGCGGCGGGCATGCGCGCGAAGCCGTGGAACGTCCTCGCGCATGACGAGCTTGGCGGCGAGTGGCACCCGCAGGCGCTGTCCGACGTGGTGGCGGAGGCAGCCGCGAACGGGCTCGCCTATCTGGGCGATGCGGGCGCAGGGCAGTTCGACGACGCGTTCCTGCCCGACGATGTCGCACCGGAGCCGGACACGGACGCGCAGCTCGTCCGCTTGCTTCAGGCGGGCGACGATGCGCGACCCTGCTTCTTTCGCAACTCGCTGTTCGTGCGCACCGGGGCGAAGCTATCTCGGCGCATCGACCATGAGGCGGTGCGCGGCCTCTATGCCTCGACCCGCGCCGAGCGGATCGGCGAGACGAGCTTTCGCAACGATCGCGATGCGTTCGAGATCAAGGATGCGGCGCTGGTCGCCATCCTGACGCGGCTGGTCGAGGCGCGGCCGGCGCGGATCGCGGTGCGCGAACTGGTCAGCGACGACCTTCGCACGCTGGCGCTGTTCGAGATGGCGAGCGCGGGGTTGATCTCGCTGCACACGCTGCCGGGTGAGGCGCCGTCCAGCCTGCCCGAGCGACCCCGCGCCGGCCCGCTGGTGGCCGCTTTGCTCGCGGAAGGCATGACGCGGCTGGTCACGCCCGACCACCAGATGATCGAAGTCGCCGAGGAGGCGCCGCGGCGGCTGCTGATGGCGCTCGACGGGCTGCGCGGGCCGGAGGCGCTGGCGCGCGACCTGGCGCTGGACGCGGCTGAGGTCGGCGAGATGCTCGCGGCGCTGCATCGCTTCGGCTTGGTCGTCTGA
- a CDS encoding YncE family protein, with protein sequence MTLALATAAAADTLVVGNKEADSVEIIDLSTGRARARVPTGPRPHEVAVSPDGRIAAVAAYGGSAIDLIELASGRLIERVELFPNRAPHGIAWIDDDRLVAAAEGSGSLAIVRVSADGDGPRVRSVPLGTRGAHMVVVAADRATAYVVNRGSASVTRVDLRRSTKLDDTPVGREPEGVALSPDGSRLWIADRATAEVLVFDTRTMRPMGTVPVGPAPIRVAVSPDGDHAVVANAGNGTLTVIDTRLRRTVRTLTVGDVDSRIGAILFAPDGKRLYVAETGHDHVAEVDFSSGQVLRRLKAGSGADGLALTN encoded by the coding sequence ATGACGCTTGCGCTTGCCACGGCTGCCGCCGCCGACACGCTGGTCGTCGGCAACAAGGAGGCGGACAGCGTCGAGATCATCGATCTCAGCACCGGCCGGGCGCGCGCGCGCGTGCCGACCGGGCCTCGTCCGCATGAGGTCGCGGTGTCGCCCGACGGCCGGATCGCGGCGGTTGCGGCGTATGGGGGCTCTGCGATCGACTTGATCGAACTCGCCTCCGGTCGGTTGATCGAGCGCGTCGAACTGTTCCCCAATCGCGCGCCGCATGGCATCGCCTGGATCGACGACGACCGGCTCGTCGCCGCAGCGGAGGGGTCTGGCTCACTCGCGATCGTTCGGGTCTCGGCCGACGGCGACGGGCCGCGCGTCCGATCCGTGCCGCTCGGGACGCGCGGCGCACACATGGTCGTCGTCGCGGCCGATCGCGCGACCGCTTATGTGGTCAATCGCGGCTCGGCCAGCGTCACACGCGTCGACCTTCGCCGCTCCACCAAGCTGGACGACACCCCCGTCGGGCGCGAGCCCGAGGGGGTTGCACTGTCACCCGATGGATCGAGGCTCTGGATCGCCGATCGTGCGACTGCGGAGGTGCTGGTGTTCGATACGCGGACGATGCGCCCGATGGGCACCGTCCCGGTCGGCCCCGCGCCGATCCGCGTTGCGGTCAGCCCGGATGGCGACCATGCGGTCGTCGCCAATGCCGGCAACGGCACGCTGACGGTGATCGACACGCGCCTGCGCCGGACGGTGCGGACGCTCACGGTCGGCGATGTCGACAGCCGGATCGGCGCGATCCTGTTCGCGCCCGACGGCAAGCGGCTCTATGTCGCCGAGACGGGGCACGACCACGTCGCCGAGGTCGACTTCTCCAGCGGCCAAGTGCTGCGCCGGCTGAAGGCGGGCAGCGGCGCCGACGGCCTGGCGCTTACGAACTGA
- a CDS encoding dienelactone hydrolase family protein codes for MTDLRRRAIDLYDDFTHEHRDRRRLLAEMTALAGSVAAAEALIAVVAASPAAAQQIDPADKRLSTTRAPVPTGTGAPLNAYFAAPRSMKGVRGAVMVIHENRGLNAHIEDVARRVALAGYIAVAPDFLTPAGGTPADPDQARELIGKLDLAQTVAAATGAVKAMRERDGRRMKVGIVGFCWGGAMVNRVAVGAGSALDAAVSYYGPAPDPAEAPKVGASIILQLAGNDARVNGTAKPWGAALKAAGKDVAVYEYPGVEHAFNNDTSVERYNAEAAKLAWSRTMALFKRKLA; via the coding sequence ATGACCGACCTTCGCCGACGCGCCATCGATCTTTACGACGACTTCACGCACGAGCATCGCGACCGGCGGCGACTGCTTGCCGAGATGACCGCGTTGGCGGGGAGTGTCGCGGCGGCCGAAGCGCTGATCGCGGTGGTCGCGGCGTCGCCTGCGGCGGCGCAGCAGATCGATCCGGCCGACAAGCGGCTGAGCACCACACGAGCGCCCGTTCCGACCGGCACGGGGGCGCCGCTCAACGCCTATTTCGCGGCCCCTCGATCCATGAAGGGCGTGCGCGGGGCGGTGATGGTGATCCACGAGAATCGCGGGCTGAACGCGCATATCGAGGATGTCGCGCGGCGCGTGGCGCTCGCCGGCTACATCGCGGTGGCGCCCGACTTCCTGACCCCGGCTGGCGGCACGCCCGCCGATCCCGATCAGGCACGCGAACTGATCGGCAAGCTGGACCTCGCCCAGACCGTCGCCGCCGCCACCGGCGCAGTAAAGGCGATGCGCGAGCGTGACGGGCGGCGGATGAAGGTGGGGATCGTCGGCTTCTGCTGGGGCGGGGCGATGGTCAACCGCGTCGCGGTGGGGGCAGGATCGGCGCTCGACGCGGCGGTGAGCTACTACGGACCTGCGCCCGACCCGGCCGAAGCGCCGAAGGTCGGCGCGTCGATCATCCTCCAGCTTGCCGGCAATGACGCGCGGGTCAACGGGACTGCGAAGCCGTGGGGCGCGGCGCTGAAGGCGGCGGGCAAGGACGTGGCCGTGTACGAGTATCCGGGCGTCGAGCACGCGTTCAACAACGACACTTCGGTCGAGCGCTACAATGCCGAGGCCGCGAAGCTCGCCTGGTCTCGAACAATGGCGTTGTTCAAGCGGAAGCTGGCTTGA
- the purQ gene encoding phosphoribosylformylglycinamidine synthase subunit PurQ, producing the protein MKSAVIVFPGSNCDRDVAVALDQVTGQAPAMVWHGDSDLPAGTDLIALPGGFSYGDYLRCGAIAARSPVVRSVVTAAERGVPVIGICNGFQILTEIGLLPGALMRNKRLDFVCRDVDLIVGNDQSDFTRGYESGETIRVPVAHHDGNYFADDATLDRLEGEGRVAFRYVEDVNGSARGIAGLLNDRGNVLGLMPHPERRIETAHGGTDGRRLFEGLVKAVA; encoded by the coding sequence ATGAAGTCGGCGGTCATCGTCTTTCCGGGCTCCAACTGCGACCGCGACGTCGCGGTCGCGCTCGATCAGGTGACCGGCCAGGCGCCTGCGATGGTCTGGCATGGCGACAGCGACCTGCCCGCGGGCACCGACCTGATCGCGCTGCCCGGCGGCTTCTCCTATGGCGATTATCTCCGCTGCGGCGCGATCGCCGCGCGATCGCCGGTGGTGCGCAGCGTCGTGACCGCAGCCGAGCGCGGGGTGCCGGTGATCGGCATCTGCAACGGCTTCCAGATCCTGACCGAGATCGGCCTGCTGCCCGGTGCGCTGATGCGCAACAAGCGGCTCGACTTCGTCTGCCGCGACGTCGACCTGATCGTCGGCAACGACCAGTCTGACTTCACTCGCGGCTATGAGAGCGGCGAGACGATCCGCGTCCCGGTCGCGCACCATGACGGCAATTACTTCGCCGACGATGCGACGCTCGACCGGCTCGAAGGCGAAGGCCGCGTGGCGTTCCGTTACGTCGAGGACGTCAACGGTTCCGCCCGCGGCATCGCCGGCCTGCTCAACGATCGCGGAAACGTGCTCGGCCTGATGCCCCACCCCGAGCGGCGGATCGAGACCGCGCATGGCGGCACGGATGGACGGCGGTTGTTCGAGGGGCTGGTGAAGGCGGTCGCCTAA
- the purS gene encoding phosphoribosylformylglycinamidine synthase subunit PurS, with product MKLRVVVTLKPGVLDPQGKAIQHALGSLGFDGVADVRAGKIFELDVAEGTSDAAIGEMCEKLLANTVIENYRVERAA from the coding sequence ATGAAACTCCGCGTCGTCGTGACCCTCAAGCCCGGCGTGCTCGATCCGCAGGGCAAGGCGATCCAGCACGCGCTGGGCTCGCTTGGCTTCGACGGCGTCGCCGACGTGCGCGCGGGCAAGATCTTCGAGCTCGACGTGGCCGAGGGCACCAGCGACGCGGCGATCGGCGAGATGTGCGAGAAGCTGCTCGCCAACACCGTGATCGAGAATTACCGGGTCGAGCGCGCGGCATGA
- the lepA gene encoding translation elongation factor 4 encodes MSTPQSKIRNFSIIAHIDHGKSTLADRLIQRTGGLAEREMSEQVLDNMDIEKERGITIKAQTVRLNWKGPDGEDYVLNLMDTPGHVDFAYEVSRSLAACEGALLVVDAAQGVEAQTLANVYQSIEHDHEIVPVINKIDLPSAEPEKVKNEIEEIIGLDASNAVLASAKAGIGIDEILNAVCERIPPPKGDADAPLKAMLVDSWYDPYLGVVILVRVMDGVLRKGQQVKFMQSGTTHLVDRVGCFRPKIEQLADLGPGEIGFITAQIKEVAQARVGDTLTDAKKPAAQALEGFKEVQPVVFCGLFPTDANDFEKLRESISKLRLNDASFSFEMETSAALGFGFRCGFLGLLHLEIIQERLSREYDLDLITTAPSVVYQIELTHGGGHLELHNPADMPDPNKIETIAEPWIEATIYVPDEYLGPILKLCQDRRGIQKDLTYVGGRAQVKYELPLNEVVFDFYDRLKSISRGYASFDYEQVGYREGDLVKMSILVNNEPVDALSMIVHRSTAESRGRGMCERLKELIPRHLFKIPIQAAIGGKVVARETIAALRKDVTAKCYGGDITRKKKLLEKQKEGKKRMREYGSVSIPQEAFIAALRMGEE; translated from the coding sequence ATGAGCACGCCGCAGTCCAAGATCCGCAACTTCTCGATCATCGCCCATATCGACCATGGCAAGTCGACGCTTGCCGACCGCCTGATCCAGCGCACCGGCGGGCTCGCCGAGCGCGAGATGTCCGAGCAGGTGCTCGACAACATGGACATCGAGAAGGAGCGCGGGATCACTATCAAGGCGCAGACGGTGCGTCTGAACTGGAAGGGGCCGGACGGCGAGGATTACGTCCTCAACCTGATGGACACGCCGGGCCATGTCGACTTCGCGTACGAGGTCAGCCGCAGCCTGGCGGCGTGCGAGGGCGCGCTGCTGGTCGTCGACGCTGCGCAGGGCGTCGAGGCGCAGACGCTCGCCAACGTCTATCAGTCGATCGAGCACGACCATGAGATCGTGCCCGTCATCAACAAGATCGACTTGCCGAGCGCCGAGCCCGAGAAGGTCAAGAACGAGATCGAGGAGATCATCGGCCTCGACGCGTCGAACGCCGTGCTGGCGAGCGCCAAGGCGGGGATCGGCATCGACGAGATCCTGAACGCCGTTTGCGAGCGCATCCCGCCGCCCAAGGGCGATGCAGATGCGCCGCTCAAGGCGATGCTCGTCGACAGCTGGTACGACCCGTATCTGGGCGTCGTCATCCTGGTGCGCGTGATGGACGGCGTGCTGAGGAAGGGTCAGCAGGTCAAGTTCATGCAGTCGGGCACCACGCACCTGGTCGACCGCGTCGGCTGCTTCCGGCCCAAGATCGAGCAGCTCGCCGACCTTGGTCCCGGCGAGATCGGCTTCATCACCGCACAGATCAAGGAAGTGGCGCAGGCGCGCGTCGGCGACACGCTGACCGATGCCAAGAAGCCGGCGGCGCAGGCGCTGGAAGGCTTCAAGGAAGTGCAGCCGGTCGTGTTCTGCGGCCTGTTCCCGACCGATGCCAACGACTTCGAGAAGCTGCGCGAATCGATCAGCAAGCTGCGCCTCAACGACGCGAGCTTCAGCTTCGAGATGGAGACGTCGGCGGCGCTGGGCTTCGGCTTTCGCTGCGGGTTCCTGGGCCTCCTTCACCTCGAGATCATCCAGGAAAGGTTGAGCCGCGAATACGACCTCGACCTCATCACCACCGCGCCGTCGGTGGTGTACCAGATCGAGCTGACGCATGGCGGTGGGCACCTAGAGCTCCACAACCCGGCCGACATGCCCGATCCCAACAAGATCGAGACGATCGCCGAGCCGTGGATCGAGGCGACGATCTATGTCCCCGACGAGTATCTCGGCCCCATCCTGAAGCTGTGCCAGGACCGCCGCGGCATCCAGAAGGACCTTACCTATGTCGGTGGCCGTGCGCAGGTGAAGTACGAGCTGCCGCTCAACGAAGTGGTGTTCGACTTCTATGATCGGCTGAAGTCGATCAGCCGCGGCTATGCCAGCTTCGACTATGAGCAGGTCGGGTATCGCGAGGGCGACCTCGTCAAGATGAGCATCCTCGTCAACAACGAGCCCGTCGACGCGCTGTCGATGATCGTCCACCGCTCGACCGCGGAGAGCCGCGGGCGCGGCATGTGCGAGCGGCTCAAGGAGCTGATCCCGCGCCACCTGTTCAAGATCCCGATCCAGGCGGCGATCGGCGGCAAGGTCGTGGCGCGTGAGACGATTGCGGCGCTACGCAAGGACGTTACCGCCAAATGCTATGGCGGCGACATCACTCGCAAGAAGAAGCTGTTGGAAAAGCAGAAGGAAGGCAAGAAGCGGATGCGCGAGTACGGCTCGGTCAGCATCCCGCAGGAAGCCTTTATCGCGGCGCTTCGCATGGGCGAGGAATAA
- a CDS encoding phasin family protein has translation MAKNPNEAMDQAAGAAREGMNAAQDGAREATDQFQAAGERMRAAGETMTDTGSQLGLKMLDQAETNTREAFQAMRSAAQASDLTEVMRIQSDFLREQGSRSVAQAREIGEIIAEFGRNAMGQMTGRR, from the coding sequence ATGGCGAAGAATCCGAACGAGGCGATGGACCAGGCGGCGGGTGCCGCCCGCGAGGGCATGAACGCGGCGCAGGATGGTGCGCGGGAAGCCACCGATCAATTCCAGGCCGCGGGCGAGCGGATGCGCGCGGCGGGCGAGACGATGACCGACACCGGCTCGCAGCTCGGCCTCAAGATGCTCGACCAGGCCGAAACCAACACGCGCGAGGCGTTCCAGGCGATGCGGTCGGCCGCGCAGGCGAGCGACCTGACCGAGGTGATGCGCATTCAGTCCGACTTCCTGCGCGAGCAGGGCAGCCGCTCGGTCGCCCAGGCACGCGAGATCGGCGAGATCATCGCCGAGTTCGGCCGCAATGCGATGGGCCAGATGACGGGTCGCCGATGA
- a CDS encoding transferrin-binding protein-like solute binding protein, whose amino-acid sequence MRKWFAALPLLALAACGGGGTDAQTAGSIAPPTGSTGGTGSTGGGTGGNGGGVGGGTSTAPTPTPTAANFLDVGATTSFQALGGLHALNVTESGVEGVEGPVLYAGNSATVRAPSGQVSYNPRDGIFTITLADSAANVNLTDYRFQDPAHRTDYGGVANPQWGTPTNLTDFNYLEGVGPASSTERVDAVTFFYQRPGSQTKYVSLAGYVRNAFSPTSNPLANTAQSESIFERGAFVFGEATGRTQIPLSGQATFTGGMLATMVSNTSLDSARFPTYFQWITGTSELKFDFTASTMSILLNGTVSAANYGGQIIGDSFVGVPSGATFTAEGSGKIDLTRTGGFTGAFASASFSRSTSGQPVPIFAPVNAGNSTAGANSIDGGFYGPNAVNVGGSFRIVGGVPDQRVDILGAFTGAKK is encoded by the coding sequence ATGCGTAAGTGGTTCGCGGCGCTGCCGCTCTTGGCGCTTGCCGCGTGCGGCGGCGGCGGCACCGATGCGCAAACGGCCGGCAGCATCGCACCGCCGACCGGCTCGACCGGCGGCACCGGCTCGACCGGTGGCGGGACGGGCGGCAATGGCGGCGGCGTCGGCGGCGGCACGAGTACCGCCCCCACCCCGACGCCCACCGCAGCGAACTTCCTCGACGTGGGCGCGACCACCAGCTTCCAGGCGCTCGGCGGCCTCCATGCGCTCAACGTCACCGAAAGCGGTGTCGAAGGCGTCGAGGGTCCCGTGCTCTACGCCGGCAACTCGGCGACCGTTCGCGCGCCTTCAGGCCAAGTCAGCTACAATCCCCGCGACGGAATTTTCACGATCACGCTGGCGGACAGCGCCGCCAACGTGAACCTCACTGATTATCGTTTCCAGGATCCGGCGCACCGCACCGACTATGGCGGCGTCGCCAATCCGCAATGGGGCACGCCGACCAACCTGACCGACTTCAACTATCTGGAGGGCGTCGGCCCCGCCTCTTCGACCGAGCGTGTCGACGCCGTCACCTTCTTCTACCAGCGGCCGGGTTCGCAGACCAAGTACGTATCGCTCGCCGGCTATGTCCGGAACGCGTTCAGCCCCACGTCAAACCCGCTCGCGAACACCGCCCAGTCGGAATCGATTTTTGAGCGCGGCGCGTTCGTGTTCGGTGAGGCGACGGGCCGCACGCAGATCCCGCTGTCGGGTCAGGCGACCTTCACCGGCGGCATGCTTGCGACGATGGTGTCGAACACCTCGCTCGACAGTGCGCGCTTTCCCACCTACTTCCAGTGGATCACGGGCACGAGCGAGCTGAAGTTCGACTTCACCGCGTCGACCATGTCGATCCTGCTCAACGGCACCGTTTCCGCAGCCAATTACGGCGGCCAGATCATCGGTGACAGCTTCGTCGGCGTGCCCTCCGGCGCCACTTTCACGGCAGAGGGCTCGGGCAAGATCGATCTGACGCGCACCGGCGGTTTCACCGGCGCCTTTGCGAGCGCGTCCTTCTCGCGCTCGACGTCGGGCCAGCCCGTGCCGATCTTCGCCCCCGTCAACGCCGGCAACTCGACCGCCGGTGCCAACTCGATCGACGGCGGCTTCTATGGCCCGAACGCGGTCAATGTCGGCGGCAGCTTCCGCATCGTCGGCGGCGTTCCGGACCAGCGCGTCGACATCCTCGGCGCCTTCACCGGCGCGAAGAAGTAA